GAGATTGGCGATGCGCTCGGGCAGGTCCTTTTGCAGGTTTTCCAGCCAGCCCAACGGAACAGCCGGTACCGGCTTGCCGGTTTTGAAGTCCTCCAGCTGCGTGGAGTCCGAATAAAGCTTAACCACATTACCTTCGCGCTTCATGGTGACCTTGGCCTCGAAACCACGGTGATCCAGGGTCCCGACAACTTCGTTCGGAGAAGATGAAACAACCGTCCACTGGCGCTCCTGGAAGGTATCAACCATGGCCTCCTGCAGCACCTGCGGGGAAACATCCGGGGCCACGGACACCGTCAGCGGATCGGCATTGTACTCAGCCACATCGTCGCTACCGGAGATGGTGGTATTGCAGCCAGTAAAGGCAAAGGCACTCAGAAGGAGAACACTAGAAACGAAAACAGCTTTTATAATCATAGGAACAAGCGTGCACGATCCCGACATAAGTATCAAGCTTGTATGGCGTTTTATAACGGTCTGATAGCGTTAATATCGAAGCATCGCTACCCCTGTGCGGCACGCTTAACGCCGAGCGACATGCGTATGCCTACGCACACCTGATTACCCCTGCAGGGGCGTCCAGGCTGCGTTGCTCTGGCTGCTTTTGACACAGGCTTCAATGAAGGCCAGTCCACGGACCCCGTCCTCAATCCCCGGATAGTCGGCGCTCGACTCCGAGCCCGCATCGCCACTGAGGACACGCCGCAGGTCCGCCGCAAAGCTGCGGTAGATATTGGCGAAAGCACCGAGGTAGCCCTCCGTGTGCCCGGCGGGAAGCCGGCACATACTGCTGGCCGCCGGGCTGAGGTAGTCCTGCCCACTGCGGTAAATCTGACTGGGCTGGCCAAGACGGTGAACGATCAGCGTATTGGGCTCCTGCTGTTTCCACTGCAGGCCGCCCTTTTCACCATAGAGGCGGATGTTCAGATCGTTTTCCTCACCGGTGGAAATCTGCGAAGCATGCAGGACGCCCTTGGCTCCGCCCTCGAAGCGCAGGAGGACGTTACCGTCGTCATCGAGTGTACGCCCTTCGCCGAACCGGCTCAGGTCAGCGGCCAGCTCCTTGAGCCTCAAGCCGCTGATGTGCTCGGCCAGATTCTCGGCATGGGTGCCGATGTCTCCCATACAGTTTGAGCTTCCAGCGCGTGTGGGATCCGTGCGCCATCCCGCCTGTTTCTGCCCGGTCTGCTCGACCATGCTGGCCAGCCACCCCTGCGGATACTCGACCACGATCTTGCGAATGGCCCCCAGCTCGCCACTGGCCACCAGGTCACGGGCCTGGCGCACCATGGGGTAGCCGGTATA
This genomic interval from Ruficoccus sp. ZRK36 contains the following:
- a CDS encoding Gfo/Idh/MocA family oxidoreductase, translated to MITPETKIRMGMVGGGPDAFIGQVHRCVAAMDGQIELVCGAFCSDPARSESFGHSLGLEPERCYPDFQTMIAREAALPPERRMLFVAIVTPNHMHFAIAECALKAGFHVLSEKPATVSLEQACALRDRVRASGLKYCLTHNYTGYPMVRQARDLVASGELGAIRKIVVEYPQGWLASMVEQTGQKQAGWRTDPTRAGSSNCMGDIGTHAENLAEHISGLRLKELAADLSRFGEGRTLDDDGNVLLRFEGGAKGVLHASQISTGEENDLNIRLYGEKGGLQWKQQEPNTLIVHRLGQPSQIYRSGQDYLSPAASSMCRLPAGHTEGYLGAFANIYRSFAADLRRVLSGDAGSESSADYPGIEDGVRGLAFIEACVKSSQSNAAWTPLQG